The following is a genomic window from Roseitalea porphyridii.
CAGATCGGTCGCCGCCAGCGGGTGGGTCTGCGACGGGATCGCCACCACGCGGTTGCCCATGGCGATGGCCGGCAGCACGAGGGAAACGAAGCCGAGCAGCGGGAACGCGGTCGGGCAGGCGATGCCCATCACGCCAAGCGGCTCGTGCATGGCGAGCGTGACGTGGGCACTCTTGGTCTGATGCACCGCGCCGTCGAACTTGTCGGCCTGGGCGGCATACCAGAAGCAGCGTTGAATCGCCGTCTCGACTTCCCGATTCGCTTTCGACGCCGATTGGCCGAAACCCTTGAGACGGCTGGCGAATTCTTCGGCGCGCGCGGCGAGGTTCTCGGCCACATAGTAGAGCACCTGCGCCCGGTTGTGGCCCGTCGCCGCGCCCCAGCCCGTCGCCTTGTGCGCCGCCTCGACCGCATCGCGGATGTCCTTGCGGTTGCCATGACCGGCAAGCCCGAGCGCTTCGCCCTTGGTGTTCGTGACCGGATAGGAATAGCCGCCATCGGGCCGCTTCTGCTTGCCGCCGACATAGAGTTTCGCGGTGCGGTCGATGCCGACGACGGCACCGCCGAGCCCCGGCGCAGGCGGGATGGGAGCGGGCGCGTCGTCCGCCTTGGGCGGCTTCGGGGCGGGCATTGCGAGATAGGCATGCATGCCTTCGCGGCCCCCCTCGCGTCCGAAGCCGCTTTCCCGGTAGCCGCCGAAACCGGCGCCCGCATCGAACACGTTGGTGCAGTTGATCCAGACCACGCCCGCCTTGATCTCGGCGGCGACGCCAAGGCACAGATTGACGTTCTCCGACCAGATCGAGGCGGCAAGCCCGTAGCGCGTGTTGTTGGCAAGCGCGATGGCGTCGGTTGGCGTGCGGAACGTGGTCAGCGTCGCCACGGGCCCGAAGATCTCCTCGGTCGCGAGCGTCGACGCCGGTTCGACGCCGGTCGCCAGCGTCGGCGGGTAGAAGCACCCCTCGGGCGCCGTGCCCTGGTGGAGTTGAGCGCCTTCGCTGACGCCCTTGTCCATCAGTTCGCGGATGCGGGCGAGTTGCACCGGATGGACGATGGCGCCGACATCGGTCGATTTGTCGAGCGGATCGCCGACGCGCAGATGTTTCATGCGCTCGCGCAGCAGCGCGCCGAACCGGTCGGCCACCGCCTCGGCGACCAGGATGCGCGCGCCCGCGCAGCACACCTGGCCCTGGTTGAACCAGATCGCGTCGACCACGCCCTCGACGGCCGCGTCGAGGTCCGCGTCGGCGAAGACGATGAACGGGCTCTTGCCGCCAAGCTCCAGCGTCAGTTTCTTGCCCGTGCCGGCCGATGCGCGGCGGATCAGCCGGCCGACCTCGGTCGAACCGGTGAAGGCGAGCTTGTCGATGTCCGGATGATTGACGATCGCTTCGCCCGTCGCGCCGTCGCCGGTGACGATGTTGACGACGCCCCTGGGCAGGCCGATCTCGTCGCAGATTTTCGCGAAGGCGAGGGCGGTGAGCGGGGTGTACTCGGCCGGTTTGAGCACCACCGTGTTGCCGGCGGCAAGCGCGGGCGCGATCTTCCAGGCGAGCATCAGAAGCGGGAAGTTCCACGGGATGATCTGGCCGCACACGCCGACCGGTCTCGCATCGGGAAACTCGGTCTCGACCAGCTCGGCCCAGCCGGCATGGTGATAGAAGTGTCGGGCCACGAGCGGCACGTCGATGTCGCGCGCCTCGCGGATCGGCTTGCCATTGTCGATCGATTCGAGCACCGCCAGAAACCGCGCATGCTGCTGGATGCGCCGGGCGATCGCATAGAGCCAGCGCGCCCGCTCATGGCCCGACAGCGCCGCCCATTTGCCGTGCGCGGACCGTGCCGCCTTGACCGCCGCGTCGACGTCGTCTGCCGTACCCTGCGTGACATGGGCGATGGTCTCGCCGGTCGCCGGGCTGATGACTTCGAATGTCTTGCCCGGCTTGGTAAAGACCCCGCCGATGAAGTGGCCGAAGCCGACTTTGTTCTCGGCAAGCCAGGTCTTGACGATGTCGTCGCTTTCCGGCGCCGGGCCGTAATCCATGGTCTCGATCAGTTCGGCGATGGAGTTCATGGGCGTTGATCCTTACGCGATTGCGTGGCGGTGGGAGGCGGCATAGCGGCCGGTGACATGGTGTTCGAGCTGCCGCTCGATATCGGCGAGCATGGACGACGCGCCAAGCCGGAACAGGTCGGGCCTGAGCCAGTCATTGCCCAGCTCTTCCTTCATCAGGATCTGCCAGGCGAGCGCGTCTTTCGCCGTCTTCATGCCGCCGGCGGGCTTGAAGCCGACGCGGTGCCCGGTCACCATCTCATAGTCGCGGATCGCGCGCACCATGACGAGCGAGACGGGCAGGGTGGCGTTGACGCCTTCCTTGCCGGTCGAGGTCTTGATGAAGTCGGCGCCAGCCTGCATGGCGACCATCGAAGCGCAATAGACATTGCGCAGGGTCTCCAGTTCGCCGGTGGCGAGGATCGCCTTCAGATGCGCATGGCCGCACGCTTCGCGCATCTGCCGCACCTCGTCGTGAAGGGCGGTCCAGTCCCGCCTGAGCACATGTTCGCGCGTGATGACGATGTCGATCTCGTCCGCGCCCGCCTCGACCGCATAGCGGATCTCGGCGAGCCGGATCGCCAGCGGCGTCAGCCCGGCCGGAAAGCCCGTGGCGACCGAGGCGACGGGAATGGACGTCCCCTCGAGCGCGGCGACCGCATGCGGCACCATCGTCGGATAGACGCAGACCGCGCCCGTGTGCAGCTCCATCTCTGCGATCCCGAGCCCCTCCACGATGTGCGCGGCGAGCGGCTGGCGCGCCTTGGCGCAAAGCCGGTGCACGCGCCCTTCCGTGTCGTCGCCGGCAAGCGTCGTCAGGTCGATGCAGCGGATCGCATTGACCAGCCAGGCCGCCTGGTTGGCCTTCTTGACCGATCGGCGCGCGGTGAGCGTGCCGGCACGGCGCTCCGCTGCGGCCCTGTTCACCGGGTGGCCCTCGAACATCGCCGGGTCCAGCGCGATGCCGGGATTGCGCGCGTGATTGTGGCGCGCGGGCGGCGCGTTGGCGATCTGTGGCGCGGAAGCGCTCATGGCGTTCTCCATGGAAAACGGTCAGGCGGGCATTGACCATGGATCGACAGCCGACCGCAAGCAAGTCGTGAGCCCGCGCCCGCCCAATGGCCAATTGCGCGAGGCGACGCTGCGTGCTGTTCTTCGGTGATGATCTCGCTCGATGACATTGTCGGGATGTGCGATCTGACCGAGGCCGAAATCCTCGCCATCGCCGAGCACGAGCACATGCCCGAAGGCGTCGCCGCCGCCTATGGCGAGTACCTCGCCGATCAGGCGCACGGCTTCGAGCGGATCGGCGCGATGATCATCGATGATGTGCGAGAGGCGCAGGCGCGGGGCGACCGAGCCCATGTGCTCGCGCTCCTGCACGTGCTGCACCATTTCATCCGCAACCATCCCGAGGCGGCCCCGGACGTTCATCCTTGGAGCGCGATGCGCTGACCTCGGCCGTCACGGCTCTTTCGACAAGGGCTGGCGTCCCGAAAAGAAAAGACCCGGCGGTTTCCCGCCGGGTCCGAAGTTCAGCCGTAGGTCGACCGATTAGTACGAGCGCTGGAAGCGCAGCGTACCGCCGAAGATGTCCTGACCGGCGTTGTTGTTGTAGTAAACAACTTCCGGACGAACGATCAGGCCGTCGACGGGCTCGTAGTTGACGTTGGCGGCAATCGCCCACTCGTCGCCGATGCCGTTGCCTTCGGCCCACTGGACCTGGCCGTTCAGAGCGACCTGGTCGTTGACGGCGAAGGAGGCGCCACCGATGACCGAGAAGGTTTCTGCGGTTGCGGCACCGTTCGCCCACGTGGTGTAGGCCGAGGTGTTTTCACCGTACATCAGCATGACGAACGCGGAGAACGGATCGAACGAGACGTCGCCGCGGATTTTACCGGCCCAGCCACCCTGGCCAGCGCCGTTGCGGGTGTCATAGCCGAACACGCCGCGGACCTGGAAGGCGCCCGAGTCGTAACCTGCGCCGGCCACGATGTGCGGCACGTAGTCGTCGATGCCCCAACCCGAAACGGTGATCACCGGATCGAGATCGCCATCGCCATTGGTGTCGACCCAAGTCGTCGAGGACGAGTTGGAACCCTGCTCGAGCGACAGACCGGCCGAGAAGCCACCGTTGGAGAAGGTGTAGCTCATCAGGTTGGTGTCGAACGGACCGTAGCCACCAGCGGTCGTGTCGTTGATGACCGAACCGGCATAGCCGGTGAAGGTGGTGAAGTACGATTCGTCCTTACCGATGCGCAGACCGGCCAGATCGATGTAGGCGAAGTTGATCGAGAACTCACCAGCGTTCGTGTAGCCGCTCGTCGAGTCGAAGACCTGCGGGTTGGCATTGGTTGCCGTGTCGGCACCGCCGTTGGTGTCGTACTGCCAGCGGGTCTCGATGTAGGTGCGAAGCGGGCCGAGCTCGGTGTCCGCCCAGGTCGAAACACGGAACGATGCGCGTGCGCGCTTGTTCCAGGTTTCGTCGCCAGCCGGCGCACCCGGGATCGCCCGAACGCCATTCAACTCACCGAAGCCGATGTCGTAACGGATGTAGCCGTGGATGCGAAGGCAGGTTTCGGTGCCCGGGATGTAGAAGAAGCCGCTGCCGGCTGCTTCGCAGACGCGGACATATTCGACCACTTCGGGTTCCGGAATGAAGACATCGGCTGCGTTGGCAGTCGTAACCGCCATCGTCGCCGCTGCCGAGCCGAGCAGAAGGCTCTTGATTTTCATAATTGACCTCCAGTCAAAGTTCGAAACGGGTCTGGGGTTTCTACAGGACTGCCTGTCCCATCCCCTACGCAGAAACAGGCAGACCCGCCCGTTTCCTGTCCTGTTCATGACCCAAGCCCCGGGACCGCGCAACACGCAATTGGCTCGATGCGGCCCGCTGCGGCGCGATAGGAATTCGATGTTGCACAAATGACACGATTTGGGTGAGGAACCGTTCATGGAGTTTAACAGCCGTTAACAAT
Proteins encoded in this region:
- a CDS encoding aldehyde dehydrogenase family protein; the encoded protein is MNSIAELIETMDYGPAPESDDIVKTWLAENKVGFGHFIGGVFTKPGKTFEVISPATGETIAHVTQGTADDVDAAVKAARSAHGKWAALSGHERARWLYAIARRIQQHARFLAVLESIDNGKPIREARDIDVPLVARHFYHHAGWAELVETEFPDARPVGVCGQIIPWNFPLLMLAWKIAPALAAGNTVVLKPAEYTPLTALAFAKICDEIGLPRGVVNIVTGDGATGEAIVNHPDIDKLAFTGSTEVGRLIRRASAGTGKKLTLELGGKSPFIVFADADLDAAVEGVVDAIWFNQGQVCCAGARILVAEAVADRFGALLRERMKHLRVGDPLDKSTDVGAIVHPVQLARIRELMDKGVSEGAQLHQGTAPEGCFYPPTLATGVEPASTLATEEIFGPVATLTTFRTPTDAIALANNTRYGLAASIWSENVNLCLGVAAEIKAGVVWINCTNVFDAGAGFGGYRESGFGREGGREGMHAYLAMPAPKPPKADDAPAPIPPAPGLGGAVVGIDRTAKLYVGGKQKRPDGGYSYPVTNTKGEALGLAGHGNRKDIRDAVEAAHKATGWGAATGHNRAQVLYYVAENLAARAEEFASRLKGFGQSASKANREVETAIQRCFWYAAQADKFDGAVHQTKSAHVTLAMHEPLGVMGIACPTAFPLLGFVSLVLPAIAMGNRVVAIPSQTHPLAATDLYQVFDTSDVPGGVVNIVTGERDELVKTLADHDGVDGLWYFGSNAGIATAEERSAGNLKQTWCENGAARDWTGQDGFGRQFLHRATQVKNIWVPYGE
- the deoC gene encoding deoxyribose-phosphate aldolase, producing MSASAPQIANAPPARHNHARNPGIALDPAMFEGHPVNRAAAERRAGTLTARRSVKKANQAAWLVNAIRCIDLTTLAGDDTEGRVHRLCAKARQPLAAHIVEGLGIAEMELHTGAVCVYPTMVPHAVAALEGTSIPVASVATGFPAGLTPLAIRLAEIRYAVEAGADEIDIVITREHVLRRDWTALHDEVRQMREACGHAHLKAILATGELETLRNVYCASMVAMQAGADFIKTSTGKEGVNATLPVSLVMVRAIRDYEMVTGHRVGFKPAGGMKTAKDALAWQILMKEELGNDWLRPDLFRLGASSMLADIERQLEHHVTGRYAASHRHAIA
- a CDS encoding porin, whose product is MKIKSLLLGSAAATMAVTTANAADVFIPEPEVVEYVRVCEAAGSGFFYIPGTETCLRIHGYIRYDIGFGELNGVRAIPGAPAGDETWNKRARASFRVSTWADTELGPLRTYIETRWQYDTNGGADTATNANPQVFDSTSGYTNAGEFSINFAYIDLAGLRIGKDESYFTTFTGYAGSVINDTTAGGYGPFDTNLMSYTFSNGGFSAGLSLEQGSNSSSTTWVDTNGDGDLDPVITVSGWGIDDYVPHIVAGAGYDSGAFQVRGVFGYDTRNGAGQGGWAGKIRGDVSFDPFSAFVMLMYGENTSAYTTWANGAATAETFSVIGGASFAVNDQVALNGQVQWAEGNGIGDEWAIAANVNYEPVDGLIVRPEVVYYNNNAGQDIFGGTLRFQRSY